TTCATGTTCTACCTGCCCCGGATCTGCGAGCACTGCCTGAATCCGTCCTGCATGGCGTCCTGCCCGTCCGGCGCGATCTACAAGCGGGTGGAGGACGGGATTGTCCTGGTGGACCAGGACCGGTGCCGCGGCTGGCGGCAGTGCGTCACCGGCTGCCCCTACAAGAAGATCTACTTCAACCACAAGACCGGCAAGGCCGAGAAATGCACGTTCTGCTATCCCCGGGTGGAGGTTGGACTGCCCACCGTCTGCTCCGAGACGTGCGTGGGCCGGTTGCGCTACCTGGGATTGTTTTTGTACGACGCCGATGCCGTCACCGCGGCAGCGTCCGTCACCGACCCGCAGGACCTCTACGACGCCCAGATGGACGTGCTGCTGGACCCCCACGATCCCCGCGTCCAAGCCGACGCCCGCGCGCAGGGCATCCCGGAGGACTGGCTTGACGCCGCACGCCGCTCCCCCGTCTACGCCCTGGCCAAGGTCTACAAAGTGGCGCTGCCGCTGCACCCGGAGTACCGCACCATGCCCATGGTCTGGTACGTGCCGCCGCTTTCCCCCGTGGTGGACCTGCTGCGCGACCAGGGCCACGACGGCGAGGACACGGGCAACCTGTTCGGCGCCATTGATGCCCTGCGGATCCCCGTGGAGTACCTCGCCGAGCTCTTCACGGCGGGGGACACGGAACGGGTCACCGCGGTCCTGCGGAAGCTCGCGGCCATGCGTTCCTTCATGCGCGGCATCAGCATGGGCGGGGATCCGGACGTGTCCATCCCGGAGTCCGTGGGCATGGACGGGCAAAGCATGTACGACATGTACCGGCTGATGGCCATCGCCAAATACAGCGAGCGCTATGTCATCCCCACGGCCCACCTGGAGCAGGC
This region of Arthrobacter sp. DNA4 genomic DNA includes:
- the narH gene encoding nitrate reductase subunit beta: MRVMAQMGMVMNLDKCIGCHTCSVTCKQAWTNRAGTEYVWFNNVETRPGQGYPRRYEDQERWYGGWSLNRRGRLVLKAGGRVKKLFGIFASPVQPELKDYYEPWTYDYKTLVDAPLGDDFPVARPKSLITGEDTKITWSANWDDNLGGSQDHGHLDPIVEKVRRESEDKIKFAYEQTFMFYLPRICEHCLNPSCMASCPSGAIYKRVEDGIVLVDQDRCRGWRQCVTGCPYKKIYFNHKTGKAEKCTFCYPRVEVGLPTVCSETCVGRLRYLGLFLYDADAVTAAASVTDPQDLYDAQMDVLLDPHDPRVQADARAQGIPEDWLDAARRSPVYALAKVYKVALPLHPEYRTMPMVWYVPPLSPVVDLLRDQGHDGEDTGNLFGAIDALRIPVEYLAELFTAGDTERVTAVLRKLAAMRSFMRGISMGGDPDVSIPESVGMDGQSMYDMYRLMAIAKYSERYVIPTAHLEQAHDLEELGCSLDFDGGPGMQDSAPFGEASGRPVPVAVDTFNALRDRQSSDTIAAGTGLRGRVNLLNWDGRGAPPGLFPDKPYPERGPEPDTLAAGEDGS